CTTAAAGGCTATACTGaccgtaatttttttaaagtgaaaattaatttttaactgaAAAAGCGATTGAGAACAGTAAGAATTTGATTATGGAAAGGTTTATTCAATCACAGTTTCACTATAAAAAAGTACTGTACTGACATCATTTTAGCTAGAAcgtatgaatataataattatttctgacCATATTAAATAGCTTTTCATGCATTTGGTTTTAAGATGaatctaaatattatgattttaatcaacttctaaaaaattgttttcaagAAAATCTAtgggaatggggtggtttttggtcagtaagagtctgacactcctctcaaAAAGCCACTAATTtgacatacacatcacatccagactCAAACTTAGtgtttttatagaaaagtaTTCATTATGTTGTGTTATTGAcaaagtaattttgttattcCAGGCGTTGGCGAAGTGTGAGAAGCGTCGTCAGAAGGTGGCGGAGGCCTGGCTGCGAGGGGCGCACGCCGCCCGACAGGAACAGGCCGCCGCTAGACGCGAGGAAAAACGCAAGCTCGAGAAGGAACGCATCCTCGCTGTACgtatatttttaactgacttcaaaaaaggttCTTTGtttgaccttttttttttgagggggaaaatcatccaatgacttctcccgccttgggcgaggcgagagggagtgtcagactcttactgactaaaaaccaccccgttccttctcctgcttttcgaaccggggcggagccccggtaaacccgctgggtagtccgcagctctttgTTTGACCTGTATTTATGTTCCTacatacaatagggatgatgacggggtatgaaaatttaaaatctatttagtccatcagttagataatgaaaaaatattagacacgtatttttttattttgtacacttagataaaacgaatcaaagtttaggagtgggagcaaatacgcaTAAAAGGTatgtagaagtgacgtcacgcgacatttcaaatcgatatatcttcaaaagtacttgtttccgtaagaaaataaagaatacctacgtgtctaatattttaacataatctacaagacggacattcaaataaaaatgccagctagatgcgctcgaacacattgaaaggcgtgccaagaagctcatcaacgatgatgcgcttgtggaggcccggcttcaaagccttgaacacaggcgcaaggtcgcaagcctttccgttttttaccggatacatttcggagagtgtgcgggggaattgcacaacttgattccccctagtccttttcatcatcgaaccacaagacaatcggcgaggcgtcaccgcttcatggtagatatcccacccactcgcacgaaacgcttcgcttcaagcttccttgtgcgaactgctagggagtggaactccttgccggagtctgtgtttcctgatgggtataacctgggtgtcttcaaggcccgagtgaatgggttgcttatgggcagacgtgctccaccgtaggccgcatcatcacttaccatcaggtgagatagcggtcaaacgtcgacccattaaatgtaaaaaaaaaaaaaaaaattagtcatcaGCTCTATTTCTTAAAAGAAGCAGTCAGGtaatttttaaaaaattacCTGACCTAAAATTACCTGAAAAAATTACctgaaaattacaaaaaatattatctttacatCATACTATAATTATGACTTGctgaatttatttacttattacattACCCTTTTTTGTACGTTCCAGGAGGACGACCCAGAGAAGCAGCGTCGCTGGGAGCTAAAAGAGCAGAAACGCCAACAGAAGCGGAAAACGCCgaaaatgaaacaattaaaagtAAAGGCTCTGTGATCATTGATAGTAGACCGCTCGATCACAGGCCCGCACCAATCAGTCATGcaatatacattatacagtctttgttatttattaagtgttaCATACTCAGTGGCTGCGAATAAATGAATTTTACGTTATAatctttgtgtttttattgaagttGTAGTTCCAATAACGACGTTCGCCAGCGCACGGTACCGTAGAGCGGGCGTGGGAGACCGGGGGCGAGCTGCCGGGGGCGCGCTACGGGGGCGCGCTACCGGCGGCTGCTACCGGTGGGCGCGCTACCGGCTGCTACCGGGGGGCGCGCCACCGAAGACGCGGTTCTGCCCACAGCCCGTCATCACTACAAACCTGTATTATTTGTGCTAGTCTCCCATGATATGGCTTGTTCACATACGTTCCTCTGTCAAGAGAAAAATGCAAAGATTTTGTGCTTAAAATCCAAATTGAAATGTGGCCGGGCTGTATTACATTAACTGTAAATATGTCACAGATTCtaagaaataaagtatttatttaacacatatttaattgattttttatttcatttctttgaCAAACCTGAAGAATAATAAAGAGAATCTGAATGCACAAATGCTAAGAATATTGCCAGAGCATTACGAATGccgattaataaaaataataaaaaagcttaGGGCTGGACTAGACATCCaaattacttacataaattaaacgatacgtaagtaagtacctatcgTTTGATTTAAAAGGAACCAAGTAGCGGGTAAAATCGCGCGGAATAACTAGTGAGCAAATAGGCACCCCTGAAACCCTGGCGTCCATCTGAATTTGCACCTAATCAAATGATGGAtgtctttgttcagcagtggacgtcttccaaCAGTTCCAACCCAACGCTCACAAACGCCAGTCTCctttaattttcaaatcaaatcaaatcactttaatgcatccatagtgtacaatttGGTCGACAGTTTTATAGTaatgttccaactatgggccctattgggcaccgcaaaagtacttaatctacttacatattaattggtaacattgtttaaatagtatcaaaattataattacaacatttataggcaaaattacataaaaaaaatatattaaaatttataacattGGTAACATCAATTAATACTATCAAATTCAAATCTTAGGCATTAatcattaataaagtaataattcaataatactattttagcagtttttacttacataatattgcacaaattgaaaaaaaaaacaaaattaaatcgatACAATAGCTACTTACGTAcacaacaaaacagaaaatgcaatatatgtacttataatgaaataactaaataacactGTTATACTAAGAATAATTTATCATTCATATATTCGTTTAGGGAGTAGTAGGCTTTGTCTATGAGTATATctttaattttactaatgaaTTTTTTGTCACTAATCTCGTCCTTTAATGAGTCGGGTAtcttattgtaaatttttattgcCATTACATATGTGCTGTTTGAGTGTAGTGTAATGCGAGAAGTGGGTagcattaacatatttttatgtctaaCGGTGCGATCTTTATATTTGTCTCCACGCTTAATGAAGAAGCCAttgtattttctaacaaatttacaAACTTCCAAGATATATATACAAGGGagagttaatattttatgttttttaaataacggCCTACAGCTATCAGTCTGTTAACCGCTGATAGTGGTCATTATTTAATTCTGTCCTCCTGTCCATGtgattttccttatttattacCCTTCATAAGGCAAAGGGAATATTTTTACCACCATGTTTACTTCAACGAAAAGTTcagtgaatattacaaaaagcatattcaaaaaaaatacttttatgttaTATAGGGATAACACCACGATTTTTAAcgaatacacaaaaaaataaatgaaaaagttgGTAATTTTGTGCAGTCGATCGATACgcatacgattttttttttacttgcaTTATTCATGTAAAGGCTTAGTAATGAACTACTGTTATAGGATTCGATTTCCTTACGGGATAACTATGTGACCAGGATATTGAAATCAATCTATAAAgtttcttatataaaaataattttctttacgtggaaatataaaaaagaaaattatagtgtAGATGTgggtaagtatatattttttgttgggttggtgacttaattattatgatttaattgtattgttctGGGCCCCATCCAAACATACAATGTTTCAACATTAAGTGTAATTCCGAGAAATGCATCTAGTTTAACTATATTACCTAGTTCCAAAATAATATACTGGTGTTGATGAACAATGGCAGTGAcatttacggcgcattccaataaactacggatcgttaaatttgcttacgagccgtagaattttgacataagctccatacaaaatgtgtcaaaattcgacggctcgtaagcaaatttaacgatccgtagtttattggaatgcgccgttaatctTTTTATGTCTAGTAGGGTaggcatatttttattaaattgtactgagggcaacaaaaaaatatcaacatgtatttttaagtcTCAATAAaacacttataataattaatcaaagcaatatttatttcaaatatttgttattaaattaataagaacaaaataacaaaatatgttaACAAACATAAGTATCTATTTCTAAGTCACAGAAGCGtggatgataaataaattaatgtgttgTTATGACATTTGAATTTTTGTGGATGGGATGAGATCTTCATACAGTCTTATTATCactcaatttttgttttatttaatgaaattacaTTACCAAAATATTATATGCCAGCAGTATCACATTAAAATACTCATACCAAATATGAATCATGGCTTAATGACAATAGTTATGTGTAGAAGtacaaaagatttatttaaaagagaAGTGCATAAATGTGACTTAgaccaaaacaaaatgaatttgtTGTCAACAAACACTGGACCACAAGTTTAGGGTAACCATATAAATCATTATAACTCTCACAGTTAACAAATACATTAACTTTATCAAAACAATtgtctaattaaaatacaatgtattcaatattttgtaCCGATTCCAAAACTTTTTGAGCAATTCGCTTAAACATTAATCAAAGTAGCTGCACTATCAATTATCGTTGGGGTGGATAATACAATACATGCAAAATCAACTCAAGTACACCGAGGAGCTAGGAACATTCAGAATCAGCTTCTACACTTTATAATCCATGCATCAGTATAAATACActgaaaaatacattattttcaacaTTCATTAGATCACTTGAATACTACTTCTATATTCTAACCTTCGCCACTCTAACTTAGAGCAAATACGACTCGAAGGTCATCACACTAGATTTTGAGGTGGCTTGCAAGCGGTGTCATTCATCGACTTGCAGCTTCTGGATGCGCGTGGAGACGCAGTCCATGTCGGGCGAGGGCTCGGTGCGCGGCGGGCCCTCGGCCGCCAGGTTCAGGTTCTCCAGCGACTGGCAGCGCTTCGCAGGACTCTTCACGCACTCGTGCTTGTACCCGCTCGTCGACGGCTCTAGCAAACTGTTTTTGTACTCGCACCCGCTATCGCTCACGTCACTACCGATCGCATCCGAGTTTTCACTCTTAGTTCTATGTCTAATTGGTAATACGTAAGGGCAGAGTCTGTTTTTGTTCGTCGCTCGTTTCATACAATAGCCGACGGTCACGTTAGACACGTATCGCGTGTTGAAACGCATCACGCTGTAATTTGTCTTAGACTCCCGCAAATAGTCGCGCCGTGCTTCAGTTATTGCACTCAACATTCCGAGATCGTGCAATGCTTTATCCAAATTCTCCAGGTTCATGTGGCGAGATTTCTGTGAACAACGCAACAATATCAGTAATGCGCACTGTCGTTCCAACTATTCTACAAGTTAATTGATGATACATACACTTTTATCGAATTCATTACATTTCATCCTGGATTAGATCTAAGCAGAATTCAAGAAATATACATAGAAAACAGTGAAAATAAACATCACAAAAAAGTCATAATAAGGTATGACAAACACAAGTCTGGGTTGCcagttgttaataaattattccaaTAAGAAATAAGACGAGGAGAACAATGTTGAGATGTTGGAGGCCGATCGGGCTAAGTAAATGACAAAATTCAATCTTTATgttgtagatttatttatacattactaGTTTTTGCCCGCGGCTCTGCACGCGTTTTCTTCAGTGACTTTTAAGATGTCTTTCTATGAAAAATCCCGTCAAAATctattgcgtaattttaaagataaacaaacaaactcttttttaTACTATTATGTGGTGATAAATCCTAATCTATTTGATCTCAATTTTAAAAAACCTATTGAAGAAAATCTCTACTGATTAGCGACTGAATTTTGTcgtaattttatatcaaaataaataagtttttatttgcaCAAAGTCGACTCTgtttaatctttttattttttattttgtgaaaaaagTCCTTTGTCAAtgtcatattttgtattttatcttttgtgaattctcataattatttttattgcatgtcAAACTATATCAAGTAAAACATTATCATCTGATTCATAACTTTTGATGTggatgaaatgaaaaaaatatattaaaattatggctGAAATACTGAAAGAGTGGTTAACTGAGAGACTGAACCGTCCCATATCATGGGAAGCAGAACAATTCGGAGATATGATGAAAAATGGTTATGTAATTGCTGGAGTACTCAACAGTTACAATGTTATTAACGACgagaaacattttttaataaggtCTAGTTTAGCACAAGAAGATATTAAAAGCAACTGGAAATATTTAACAGAATGGTTGGCTGATATTAATGTCTACGTCAGTGCCAGTGATCTTGAGAACATAATGGATGGTAAGGGCTCGGCAATACttcgattattttataaaatgtttctacATTTGGATAAAAGGGACAGAACGAACTTTATTAAACGTGAAAGGAAAATGGTGTCCAGTTTAATAGAGAAAATGGGTCACAGATTTAAAGTAGACTACATACCAGAAGGAGAAGAGTCTGTAGTCGATGATCTTGCGAAGCCATTATTGAACgaacaacattttattgaatGGCAAAGAAAGAAAACCGAGCAAGTAAAAGATACATATGATTATATACGGCATAAATACTcgaaaatgttaaaaaagaTAGAGGAGAGAAGCACTCCTATGTGCTATCAGAAACTCCCATCACCACCAAAATTGTCGAGCAAAGAGCGTGAGGAAATGGAAAGATTCGCCTTAAAGTATCCTTGTAAATTTGAAAACTATACATATGACCAGCTTCTTGCTATGGAAACGCAAGCTAGAGATCAAAGAACCTCTATTTCTGATTCTGAATGGAGTAAAGCTTATATGAGTAATCTTTATAGTAGATTGCATAAGAAATCGGATTCTGAGGAATTTCAGAAACAAATTCGAAATGTTCTGAGTGGAACTATGTGGGATCTATCTATTGctgaagaagaaaataaattggatACTCAACTGGCAAAGAAAGTGATGAAATTGTCACAATTTGAGAAGCAAATGTGTACGCAGATTATGGAGACCAAACAGCAAGCACGAAATTTGGTAAAGAATAGAATTCAAGCTGAGAAAGAATTTGCAGAACAACGAGAACTCCAATTCAACCAGTATCTAGACAACGTGAAAGAACAAATTCAATTAGAAATGACAGAAATTGACTTCGAAAAAGAAAGACAAAATGTTCTCCACAAAAGGCTGTATGCGGAGAAAATGAGACGGAAACGCTTACACTATTATGATATTTGCTACGATACCATATTATCGATAGTGGACTACGCAACGAAATACGCGTACTTTAAAAGACTTATAGGAGATGA
This sequence is a window from Spodoptera frugiperda isolate SF20-4 chromosome 5, AGI-APGP_CSIRO_Sfru_2.0, whole genome shotgun sequence. Protein-coding genes within it:
- the LOC118272027 gene encoding uncharacterized protein LOC118272027, which encodes MKCNEFDKSKSRHMNLENLDKALHDLGMLSAITEARRDYLRESKTNYSVMRFNTRYVSNVTVGYCMKRATNKNRLCPYVLPIRHRTKSENSDAIGSDVSDSGCEYKNSLLEPSTSGYKHECVKSPAKRCQSLENLNLAAEGPPRTEPSPDMDCVSTRIQKLQVDE